In the Pseudomonadota bacterium genome, one interval contains:
- a CDS encoding citrate synthase → MSEIAELKLAGQTIELPVIVGSENEKGIDVSSLRGKTGYITLDNGYMNTGACSSAITFIDGEKGILRYRGIPIEVLAERSSFLETSYLLIEGKLPTREELDSFTNRVRRHTMIHEDIKRFYDGFPRDAHPMAILASVVSSLSTFYQHEESRPEAEKFALNSIRLLAKLPTIAASAYKKSIGQPLMYPQNHMSYCENFLHMMFSTPAEHYDVDPVMTETLNLLLILHADHEQNCSTSTVRMVSSSKANIFASITAGICALWGPRHGGANEEVIDMLTQMRDDGGGVKRYIDKAKDKNSTFKLMGFGHRVYKNFDPRANILKAACDKLLTRMKISDPLLDLAKELEEAALKDPYFVERKLYPNVDFYSGIIYKAMGIPTRAFTVMFALGRLPGWIAHAKEYSQEVGNKINRPRQIYTGAQLSEYIPMEQRK, encoded by the coding sequence ATGTCCGAGATAGCTGAGCTTAAACTTGCAGGACAAACGATTGAGCTTCCAGTAATTGTGGGGAGTGAGAACGAAAAGGGGATCGACGTGTCTAGCCTGCGTGGCAAGACGGGATACATCACCCTCGATAACGGATATATGAACACCGGGGCGTGTTCGAGCGCGATCACCTTTATCGATGGTGAGAAGGGTATTCTTCGTTACCGTGGAATCCCAATTGAGGTGCTCGCCGAGAGATCCTCCTTCCTTGAGACCTCCTATCTCCTCATTGAGGGTAAGCTTCCTACGCGTGAGGAGCTCGATTCCTTTACCAATCGCGTTCGTCGCCACACTATGATTCATGAGGACATTAAGCGCTTCTATGATGGATTCCCGCGCGATGCCCATCCGATGGCGATCCTTGCGTCGGTAGTCTCTTCGCTCTCTACGTTTTATCAACATGAGGAGTCTCGTCCTGAAGCCGAGAAGTTTGCGCTAAACTCCATTAGACTTCTTGCTAAGCTGCCAACTATTGCAGCAAGTGCCTATAAAAAGTCGATCGGCCAGCCCTTAATGTATCCTCAAAATCATATGAGCTACTGTGAGAACTTTCTACATATGATGTTCTCAACACCTGCTGAACATTATGATGTTGATCCAGTTATGACTGAGACCCTTAATCTGCTGCTGATTTTGCATGCTGATCATGAACAGAACTGTTCGACCTCTACCGTGCGCATGGTGAGTAGCAGTAAGGCCAACATATTTGCCTCCATTACGGCCGGTATCTGTGCGTTGTGGGGCCCGCGCCACGGAGGAGCAAACGAAGAGGTTATCGATATGTTAACCCAGATGCGCGACGATGGTGGTGGGGTTAAGAGATATATCGATAAGGCAAAGGATAAGAATAGCACCTTTAAATTAATGGGATTCGGTCACCGCGTGTACAAAAACTTCGATCCGCGGGCCAATATTCTCAAAGCTGCCTGCGATAAGCTGTTAACTAGGATGAAGATCTCTGATCCTCTGCTAGACCTTGCCAAGGAGCTTGAGGAGGCTGCTCTTAAGGATCCATATTTCGTTGAGCGCAAGCTCTATCCTAACGTGGATTTCTATAGCGGTATTATCTACAAGGCGATGGGAATTCCAACACGGGCATTTACAGTAATGTTTGCACTCGGACGTCTTCCCGGCTGGATTGCGCATGCTAAGGAATATAGCCAGGAGGTTGGTAACAAGATCAACCGCCCCCGTCAGATCTATACCGGAGCCCAGCTCTCGGAGTATATTCCGATGGAGCAGCGTAAGTAG
- a CDS encoding glycosyltransferase family 4 protein has translation MAKILVLGVKVPFTHGGQEVLVASLIKKLRERGHEVDQIELPFNPLPKESLLTQAAMWRALDLSEFCGQPIDLVIATKFPSYFARHPRKSVWLVHQLRSIYDLYGGQYSDIGDDPRDETLRRLLNDGDNKVLAECKFISAISKNVAERLAAFNGLSATVLYPPLPLGDRYRTQAPEPYVLSVGRICRIKRLDLMINALALTPKLSLKVVGVVDDPQAMEYFNNIIKQHGLESRIELLGRVDDDELVSLYSKALGVFYAPYNEDYGYVTLEALASSKPVVTAKDSGGTLEFIRDGENGFIVDPTPAAVAAAFNTLVADPELSQRLGSAGRRMIESSGMLSAGWDSVIEGLLSPLSIQEATQAAPQAVGA, from the coding sequence ATGGCTAAGATCCTAGTCCTTGGAGTCAAGGTGCCCTTTACGCATGGCGGACAGGAGGTGCTCGTAGCGAGTTTGATTAAAAAGCTGCGCGAACGTGGACATGAGGTAGACCAGATCGAGCTACCCTTTAATCCACTTCCTAAGGAAAGCCTACTCACTCAAGCCGCTATGTGGCGCGCCCTTGACCTCTCTGAATTTTGTGGACAGCCGATTGACCTCGTTATTGCGACAAAATTTCCTAGCTACTTCGCACGCCATCCCCGTAAAAGCGTATGGCTCGTGCATCAGCTCCGTTCGATCTACGACCTTTACGGTGGTCAATACTCAGATATAGGGGACGATCCACGCGATGAAACGTTGCGCCGACTTCTTAACGATGGAGACAATAAGGTGCTGGCTGAATGCAAGTTTATTTCTGCTATCTCTAAAAACGTAGCCGAAAGACTCGCAGCATTTAATGGCCTCTCGGCAACCGTACTCTACCCCCCACTCCCCCTTGGCGATCGCTACCGTACGCAAGCGCCGGAACCATACGTACTCTCGGTAGGGCGAATCTGCAGAATAAAACGGCTCGACCTGATGATTAACGCCCTGGCTCTTACCCCTAAACTCTCACTCAAGGTAGTCGGAGTAGTCGATGACCCGCAAGCGATGGAGTATTTTAATAATATTATCAAGCAACATGGGCTCGAATCTAGGATAGAGCTGCTCGGGCGGGTGGACGATGATGAGCTTGTCTCGCTCTACTCCAAGGCTCTAGGCGTTTTTTACGCTCCCTACAACGAAGATTACGGCTATGTAACCCTGGAGGCGCTGGCAAGCAGTAAGCCTGTCGTAACAGCAAAGGATAGCGGCGGAACGTTAGAGTTTATCCGTGATGGTGAAAACGGATTTATAGTTGATCCAACCCCTGCTGCAGTAGCTGCAGCTTTTAATACATTAGTCGCAGATCCGGAGCTCTCGCAACGACTCGGCTCAGCGGGACGCCGTATGATTGAGAGCTCAGGGATGCTCTCGGCTGGCTGGGATAGTGTGATTGAGGGGCTGCTCTCGCCCCTCTCTATACAGGAGGCCACACAGGCCGCACCACAAGCAGTCGGTGCATAG